One genomic region from Prionailurus bengalensis isolate Pbe53 chromosome C1, Fcat_Pben_1.1_paternal_pri, whole genome shotgun sequence encodes:
- the IRS1 gene encoding insulin receptor substrate 1, translating into MASPPETEGFSDVRKVGYLRKPKSMHKRFFVLRAASEAGGPARLEYYENEKKWRHKSSAPKRSIPLESCFNINKRADSKNKHLVALYTRDEHFAIAADSEAEQDSWYQALLQLHNRAKSHHDGAAAPGAGGGGGSCSGSSGLGEAGEDLSYGDVPPGPAFKEVWQVILKPKGLGQTKNLIGIYRLCLTSKTISFVKLNSEAAAVVLQLMNIRRCGHSENFFFIEVGRSAVTGPGEFWMQVDDSVVAQNMHETILEAMRAMSDEFRPRSKSQSSSNCSNPISVPLRRHHLNNPPPSQVGLTRRSRTESITATSPASMVGGKQGSFRVRASSDGEGTMSRPASVDGSPVSPSTNRTHAHRHRGSSRLHPPLNHSRSIPMPSSRCSPSATSPVSLSSSSTSGHGSTSDCLFPRRSSASVSGSPSDGGFISSDEYGSSPCDFRSSFRSVTPDSLGHTPPARGEEELSNYICMGGKGSSTLTAPNGHYILPRGGNGHRYVAGAGLGTSPALAGDEGASAADLDNRFRKRTHSAGTSPTISHQKTPSQSSVASIEEYTEMMPAYPPGGGSGGRLPGYRHSAFVPTHSYPEEGLEVHRGHHRPDTSSLHTDDGYMPMSPGVAPVPSSRKGSGDYMPMSPKSVSAPQQIINPIRRHPQRVDPNGYMMMSPSGSCSPDIGGGPSSSGSGAAPSGSSYGKLWTNGVGVGSHHPHALPHPKLPVESGGGKLLSCTGDYINMSPVGDSNTSSPSDCYYGPEDPQHKPVLSYYSLPRSFKHTQRPGELEESARHQHLRLSSSSGRLLYAATAEDSSSSTSSDSLGGGYCGVRADSGLPHIHHQVLQPHLPRKVDTAAQTNSRLARPTRLSLGDPKASTLPRVREQQPQPPLLHPPEPKSPGEYVNIEFGGDQPGYLSGPVASRGSPSVRCPSQLQPAPREEETGTEEYMNMDLGPGRRATWQEGAGGQPGRVGPTPPGAASVCRPTRAVPSSRGHYMTMQMGCPGQSYVDTSPVAPISYADMRTGLVVEEASLPGATAAAPSSSSAASASPTAPQKAGELVARSSLLGGPQGPGGMSAFTRVNLSPNRNQSAKVIRADPQGCRRRHSSETFSSTPSATRAGNTVPFGGGAAGGGSGGGNGSAEEVKRHSSASFENVWLRPGELGGAPKEPAQVCGAAGGLENGLNYIDLDLVKDFKQRPQERPPQPQPPPPPPPHQPLGSSEGSSTRRSSEDLSAYASISFQKQPEDLQ; encoded by the coding sequence atGGCGAGCCCTCCGGAGACCGAAGGCTTCTCGGACGTGCGCAAGGTGGGCTACCTGCGCAAACCCAAGAGCATGCACAAGCGCTTCTTCGTGCTGCGGGCGGCCAGCGAGGCGGGGGGCCCGGCGCGCCTCGAGTACTACGAGAACGAGAAGAAGTGGCGGCACAAGTCGAGCGCCCCCAAACGCTCGATCCCCCTGGAGAGCTGCTTCAACATCAACAAGCGGGCGGACTCCAAGAACAAGCACCTGGTGGCCCTCTACACCCGGGACGAGCACTTTGCCATCGCGGCGGACAGCGAGGCGGAGCAGGACAGCTGGTACCAGGCCCTCCTGCAGCTGCACAACCGGGCCAAGAGCCACCACGACGGGGCCGCGGCCCCCGGGGCAGGAGGCGGCGGGGGCAGCTGCAGTGGCAGCTCGGGCCTCGGCGAGGCTGGGGAGGACTTGAGCTACGGGGATGTGCCCCCAGGACCTGCGTTCAAGGAGGTCTGGCAGGTGATCCTGAAACCCAAGGGCCTGGGTCAGACAAAGAACCTGATTGGCATCTACCGTCTCTGCCTGACCAGCAAGACCATCAGCTTCGTGAAGCTGAACTCGGAGGCGGCGGCCGTGGTGCTGCAGCTGATGAACATCAGACGCTGCGGCCACTCCGAGAACTTCTTCTTCATCGAAGTGGGCCGTTCCGCGGTGACGGGACCTGGGGAGTTCTGGATGCAGGTGGATGACTCTGTGGTGGCCCAGAACATGCACGAGACAATCCTGGAGGCCATGCGGGCCATGAGCGACGAGTTCCGTCCTCGGAGTAAGAGCCAGTCCTCCTCCAACTGCTCCAACCCCATCAGCGTCCCCCTGCGCAGGCACCACCTCAACAACCCGCCACCCAGCCAGGTGGGGCTGACCCGCCGCTCTCGCACCGAGAGCATCACCGCCACCTCTCCGGCCAGCATGGTGGGCGGGAAGCAGGGCTCCTTCCGCGTGCGCGCGTCCAGCGACGGCGAGGGCACCATGTCCCGCCCGGCCTCGGTGGACGGCAGCCCCGTGAGTCCTAGCACCAACAGGACGCACGCGCACCGGCATCGCGGCAGCTCCCGGCTGCACCCGCCCCTCAACCACAGCCGCTCCATCCCCATGCCTTCGTCCCGCTGCTCGCCTTCTGCCACCAGCCCGGTCAGTCTGTCGTCCAGCAGCACCAGTGGCCACGGCTCCACCTCGGACTGCCTCTTCCCCCGGCGCTCTAGTGCTTCTGTGTCCGGTTCCCCCAGCGATGGCGGTTTCATCTCCTCGGATGAGTACGGCTCCAGTCCTTGCGATTTCCGAAGTTCCTTCCGCAGTGTCACCCCGGATTCCCTGGGCCACACCCCACCGGCCCGCGGGGAGGAGGAGCTGAGCAACTACATCTGCATGGGAGGCAAAGGATCCTCCACCCTCACCGCCCCCAATGGTCACTACATTTTGCCTCGGGGTGGCAATGGTCACCGCTACGTCGCCGGGGCCGGCCTGGGCACCAGCCCAGCCCTGGCCGGGGATGAAGGAGCTAGTGCAGCCGATCTGGATAATCGGTTCCGAAAGCGGACTCACTCGGCCGGCACGTCCCCTACCATTTCCCACCAGAAGACCCCATCGCAGTCCTCGGTGGCTTCCATTGAGGAGTACACGGAGATGATGCCTGCCTACCCGCCAGGAGGTGGCAGCGGAGGCCGCCTGCCCGGCTACCGGCACTCCGCCTTCGTGCCCACCCACTCCTACCCCGAGGAGGGTCTGGAGGTGCACCGGGGCCACCACCGCCCAGACACCTCCTCTCTCCACACTGATGATGGCTACATGCCCATGTCCCCAGGAGTGGCCCCAGTGCCCAGCAGCCGCAAGGGCAGCGGGGACTACATGCCCATGAGCCCCAAGAGCGTGTCTGCGCCACAGCAGATCATCAACCCCATCAGGCGCCATCCCCAGAGGGTGGACCCCAATGGCTACATGATGATGTCCCCTAGCGGCAGCTGCTCTCCTGACATCGGAGGTGGGcccagcagcagcggcagcggcgCCGCCCCCTCTGGGAGCAGCTACGGGAAGCTGTGGACCAACGGGGTCGGGGTCGGGAGCCACCACCCTCACGCTCTGCCACATCCCAAACTCCCCGTAGAGAGTGGTGGCGGCAAGCTCTTGTCTTGTACTGGTGACTACATAAACATGTCGCCGGTGGGGGACTCCAATACCAGCAGCCCCTCCGACTGCTACTACGGCCCGGAGGACCCCCAGCACAAGCCAGTCCTCTCCTACTACTCGTTGCCAAGGTCCTTTAAGCACACCCAGCGCCCCGGGGAGCTGGAGGAGAGTGCCCGGCACCAGCACCTCCGCCTTTCCTCCAGCTCTGGTCGCCTTCTCTATGCCGCCACCGCAGAAGATTCCTCCTCCTCTACCAGCAGCGACAGCCTGGGCGGCGGGTACTGTGGGGTCAGGGCCGACTCTGGCCTCCCGCACATCCACCATCAGGTCCTGCAGCCCCATCTGCCTCGAAAGGTGGACACAGCTGCCCAGACCAACAGCCGCCTGGCTCGGCCCACGAGGCTGTCCCTGGGGGATCCCAAGGCCAGCACCTTACCTCGGGTCCGAGAGCAGCAGCCACAGCCCCCGCTGCTGCACCCTCCGGAGCCCAAGAGCCCAGGGGAATATGTGAATATTGAGTTTGGGGGGGATCAGCCGGGCTACTTATCTGGTCCCGTGGCTTCCCGCGGCTCGCCTTCGGTCAGGTGCCCATCCCAGCTCCAGCCAGCCCCCAGAGAGGAAGAGACTGGCACTGAAGAGTACATGAACATGGACCTGGGGCCGGGCAGGAGGGCCACCTGGCAGGAGGGTGCCGGGGGCCAGCCAGGCAGAGTGGGCCCCACACCTCCTGGGGCGGCCAGCGTGTGCAGGCCCACCCGGGCCGTGCCCAGCAGCCGCGGTCACTACATGACCATGCAGATGGGCTGTCCCGGTCAGAGCTATGTGGACACCTCACCAGTTGCCCCCATCAGCTATGCTGACATGCGGACAGGCCTCGTTGTGGAGGAGGCGAGCCTTCCGGGGGCCACGGCCGCGGCTCCCTCCTCATCCTCCGCGGCCTCGGCTTCCCCCACTGCGCCTCAAAAAGCAGGGGAGCTGGTGGCCCGCTCTTCCCTGCTGGGGGGCCCGCAGGGACCCGGAGGCATGAGCGCCTTCACCAGGGTGAACCTCAGCCCCAACCGGAACCAGAGTGCCAAAGTGATCCGTGCGGACCCGCAAGGGTGCCGGAGGCGGCACAGCTCTGAGACCTTCTCCTCGACACCCAGTGCCACCCGGGCGGGCAATACGGTGCCCTTCGGAGGGGGCGCTGCAGGAGGGGGCAGCGGTGGTGGCAACGGCAGCGCCGAGGAGGTGAAACGCCACAGTTCGGCTTCCTTCGAGAACGTGTGGCTGAGGCCTGGGGAGCTCGGGGGAGCCCCCAAGGAGCCGGCCCAAGTGTGCGGGGCCGCCGGGGGTTTGGAGAACGGGCTTAACTACATAGACCTGGATTTGGTCAAGGACTTCAAACAGCGCCCTCAGGAGCGCCCCCCTCAACCacagccgcccccgcccccgccccctcatCAGCCTCTGGGCAGCAGCGAGGGCAGCTCCACCCGCCGCTCCAGCGAGGATTTAAGCGCCTATGCCAGCATCAGTTTCCAGAAGCAGCCAGAGGACCTCCAGTAG